One segment of Gemmatimonadota bacterium DNA contains the following:
- a CDS encoding pyridoxal-dependent decarboxylase, giving the protein MPLPDPILDALADDASRDAGERVLDLVARYLAQTGRGEGPVSTARTAAELAARFAGPLPTGGHPLAEVLERLEREVLGDVTRLTHPMYMGHQVSAPLPATIWIEALISAVNGSTAVREMAPSANAIEHQLVRWFGALAGYGPACGGTLTSGGTEATFSALLAARAAALPDAWEQGVGANPPVVVYGEQAHYAVTRAIGALGLGLRSGIPVPMRDWHMDVAALRATLDRLAREGRAVMAVVATAGSTPVGAFDDLEAIGAECERRGLWLHVDGAHGASALLSERHRHRLAGIARARSIAWDPHKMMLLPLAAGLVLVREERDLDQAFAQRAPYLFHGAAGERVWDQGVRSFQCSRRADAIKLWLALERYGADGIGRLYDRLCDMTTTLHRLVEAHPAFAAVHAPEANILCFRYTGGGTVTGEALDQLNFALRQRYNRSGEGWITTTVLGGQRVLRTTLMNPRTAPEHLERLLAGLAGLGQALERNT; this is encoded by the coding sequence ATGCCCTTGCCCGACCCGATCCTCGACGCGCTTGCCGACGACGCCTCCCGCGACGCCGGCGAGCGCGTGCTCGACCTCGTGGCGCGCTACCTGGCCCAGACCGGCCGCGGCGAGGGCCCGGTCTCGACCGCGCGCACCGCGGCAGAACTCGCCGCGCGCTTCGCCGGCCCGCTCCCGACCGGAGGCCACCCGCTCGCCGAGGTCCTCGAGCGCCTGGAGCGCGAGGTGCTCGGCGACGTCACCCGCCTCACCCACCCGATGTACATGGGGCACCAGGTCTCGGCGCCGCTCCCGGCCACCATCTGGATCGAGGCACTGATCAGCGCGGTGAACGGCTCCACCGCCGTGCGCGAGATGGCCCCCAGCGCCAACGCCATCGAGCACCAGCTGGTGCGCTGGTTCGGCGCGCTCGCGGGCTACGGCCCCGCCTGCGGCGGCACCCTTACCTCCGGCGGCACCGAGGCCACCTTCTCCGCGCTGCTCGCGGCCCGCGCCGCGGCGCTCCCCGACGCCTGGGAGCAGGGCGTCGGGGCCAACCCGCCGGTGGTGGTCTATGGCGAACAGGCCCACTACGCCGTGACCCGCGCCATCGGCGCCCTGGGCCTCGGGCTCCGCTCGGGCATCCCCGTCCCGATGCGCGACTGGCACATGGACGTGGCGGCCCTCCGCGCCACCCTCGATCGCCTGGCCCGCGAAGGCCGCGCGGTCATGGCCGTGGTGGCGACCGCCGGCTCCACGCCGGTCGGCGCCTTCGACGACCTCGAGGCCATCGGCGCGGAGTGCGAACGGCGCGGGCTGTGGCTGCATGTCGATGGCGCGCACGGCGCGTCGGCGCTCCTCTCGGAGCGGCACCGGCACCGCCTGGCCGGAATCGCGCGGGCACGCTCGATCGCCTGGGACCCGCACAAGATGATGCTGCTGCCGCTGGCCGCCGGGCTGGTGCTGGTGCGCGAGGAGCGGGACCTCGACCAGGCCTTCGCCCAGCGGGCGCCCTACCTGTTCCACGGCGCGGCGGGCGAGCGGGTCTGGGACCAGGGCGTCCGGAGCTTCCAGTGCTCCCGCCGCGCCGACGCGATCAAGCTCTGGCTCGCGCTCGAGCGCTACGGCGCCGACGGCATCGGCCGGCTCTACGACCGCCTCTGCGACATGACCACCACGCTGCACCGGCTGGTCGAGGCCCATCCCGCGTTCGCGGCGGTCCACGCCCCCGAGGCGAACATCCTCTGTTTCCGCTACACCGGCGGGGGCACCGTCACCGGCGAGGCGCTCGACCAGCTCAACTTCGCGCTGCGCCAGCGCTACAATCGCTCCGGCGAGGGGTGGATCACCACCACCGTCCTCGGCGGGCAGCGGGTGCTGCGCACCACCCTCATGAACCCGCGTACCGCGCCGGAGCACCTCGAGCGGCTGCTGGCGGGGCTCGCCGGCCTGGGCCAGGCGCTGGAGCGCAACACCTGA
- a CDS encoding sigma-54-dependent Fis family transcriptional regulator, which yields MSGSTVLIVDDERTLARAIKAFLEASGYEATVADDAEAALPLLQSLRPDVVFTDVRLPGMDGIALLRKIREFDPSISVVVMTAHGSIEGAVEAVKLGAFDYVKKPLDLEEVKLLADRARETSALRQELSYYRHRAVRDEPFGDVVGQSVAMRAVLERARQIAALDDTPPVLITGETGTGKGLVARTIHASGPRAEKPFIDVNCTALPATLMESELFGHERGAFTDARESKLGLFEAAEGGFLFLDEIGDVELALQGKLLKAIEDRVVRRVGGVRDRKIDVRILAATNRDLARESERERFRRDLYFRLAVIILELPPLRERGEDVFLLAEFYLRRFSAKYGRQGRRLGSAAREVMRAYPWPGNVRELSHVIERAVLWSQEPELSPEHLALTIPGGSATRPAVESADAVVPPAAEPPGRRAPEMTLEQWERTLLEQALRDEGGNQTRAAQRLGISRDTLRYRLKKYGLSG from the coding sequence ATGAGCGGCAGTACCGTGCTGATCGTGGACGACGAGCGCACCCTGGCCCGCGCCATCAAGGCGTTCCTCGAGGCCTCGGGCTACGAGGCCACCGTGGCCGACGATGCCGAGGCCGCGCTCCCCCTGCTCCAGTCGCTGCGGCCCGACGTGGTCTTCACCGACGTCCGGCTGCCGGGAATGGACGGCATCGCCCTGCTGCGGAAGATCCGCGAGTTCGACCCCAGCATCTCGGTCGTCGTGATGACCGCCCACGGCTCGATCGAGGGCGCGGTGGAGGCCGTCAAGCTCGGCGCCTTCGACTACGTGAAGAAGCCGCTCGACCTCGAGGAGGTGAAGCTCCTCGCCGACCGGGCTCGCGAGACCAGCGCGCTCCGGCAGGAGCTCTCCTATTACCGGCACCGCGCCGTGCGCGACGAGCCCTTCGGCGACGTGGTGGGCCAGTCGGTGGCCATGCGCGCCGTGCTGGAGCGGGCACGGCAGATCGCGGCGCTCGACGACACGCCACCGGTGCTCATCACCGGCGAGACCGGCACCGGCAAGGGCCTGGTGGCGCGCACCATCCATGCCTCGGGCCCCCGGGCCGAGAAGCCGTTCATCGACGTGAACTGCACCGCGCTCCCCGCCACGCTGATGGAGTCGGAGCTGTTCGGGCATGAACGCGGCGCCTTCACCGACGCCAGGGAATCCAAGCTCGGCCTCTTCGAGGCGGCGGAGGGCGGATTCCTCTTCCTCGACGAGATCGGCGACGTGGAGCTGGCGCTGCAAGGCAAGCTGCTCAAGGCCATCGAGGACCGGGTGGTGCGGCGGGTGGGGGGCGTGCGCGACCGCAAGATCGACGTCCGCATCCTCGCCGCCACCAACCGCGACCTGGCGCGGGAGTCGGAGCGGGAGCGGTTCCGTCGCGACCTCTACTTCCGCCTGGCGGTGATCATCCTGGAGCTGCCGCCGCTGCGGGAGCGGGGCGAGGACGTCTTCCTGCTGGCCGAGTTCTACCTGCGGCGCTTCTCCGCCAAGTACGGCCGGCAGGGGCGCCGCCTGGGATCGGCCGCGCGCGAGGTCATGCGGGCCTACCCCTGGCCCGGCAACGTGCGCGAGCTCTCCCACGTGATCGAGCGCGCGGTGCTGTGGAGCCAGGAGCCGGAGCTCTCCCCGGAGCACCTCGCGCTGACCATTCCCGGAGGCAGCGCGACCCGGCCGGCGGTGGAGTCCGCCGACGCCGTCGTGCCTCCGGCCGCCGAGCCGCCGGGCCGCCGGGCCCCCGAGATGACGCTGGAACAGTGGGAGCGGACCCTGCTGGAGCAGGCCCTGCGAGACGAGGGCGGCAACCAGACCCGTGCCGCCCAGCGCCTCGGCATCTCCCGTGACACGCTGCGGTACCGGCTCAAGAAGTACGGCCTGAGTGGGTGA
- a CDS encoding HAMP domain-containing protein — MTFQRKLLLGVSLMVLPALLIGVEAIRSNALEQRALATLGDRLGRSRTYAELETAMFNQTEVVWRYLTGLDPGARKEYQLAGEVVQYWYDRWRAELGPDEAPLAEQVWALQRQFTRMSDSVFGLADRGDRALAYRTAQLELRTRLQPALTALNRQVYRRTRETSVTGAFAGVAAIVRNEQRALIAIFLVAVVAGLVAAWLMARSLARPINELRAAMAVVAQGNLEHPIEARSHDEIGELARSFAQMTGSLRQSRADMLGLTEQLQGKVAQLERAQAQLVQSEKLASIGEMSAAVAHGLKNPLASLRASAQLVLRHPQSPAAPEQLAAIIAEVDRLDRRITHLLAFSRPAPFRPLPERVATLVQQVLPAFAERGRAQGVVHDLRLPDDLPDIAADAVKLEQTLVELISNAHDAMPDGGRLTLAADAVPGADGRPGVRLTLTDTGRGIAPEAMPQVGQPFFTTRPEGTGLGVATARRFVEQHGGTLHLASERGRGTTVTLWLPTAAAGSQA, encoded by the coding sequence ATGACCTTCCAGCGCAAGCTCCTGCTCGGCGTGTCGCTGATGGTGCTGCCCGCCCTGCTCATCGGCGTGGAGGCCATCCGCAGCAACGCACTGGAGCAGCGCGCCCTGGCGACGCTCGGCGACCGCCTGGGCCGCAGCCGCACCTACGCCGAACTCGAGACGGCGATGTTCAACCAGACCGAGGTGGTCTGGCGCTACCTGACGGGCCTGGATCCCGGCGCGCGCAAGGAGTACCAGCTGGCGGGCGAGGTGGTGCAGTACTGGTACGACCGCTGGCGCGCGGAGCTCGGGCCCGACGAGGCGCCGCTCGCGGAGCAGGTCTGGGCCCTGCAGCGGCAGTTCACCCGGATGAGCGACAGCGTCTTCGGTCTCGCTGACCGCGGGGACCGCGCCCTCGCCTACCGCACCGCGCAGCTCGAGCTCCGCACCCGGCTGCAGCCGGCACTCACCGCGCTCAACCGCCAGGTCTACCGCCGCACCCGCGAGACCAGCGTCACGGGGGCCTTCGCCGGGGTGGCCGCCATCGTGCGCAACGAGCAGCGCGCGCTCATCGCGATCTTCCTGGTGGCGGTGGTGGCGGGGCTCGTCGCGGCCTGGCTCATGGCGCGGAGCCTGGCCCGGCCCATCAACGAGCTGCGCGCCGCGATGGCGGTGGTGGCGCAGGGCAACCTGGAGCACCCGATCGAGGCCCGCTCGCACGACGAGATCGGGGAGCTGGCGCGCTCGTTCGCGCAGATGACGGGGAGCCTGCGGCAGTCGCGGGCGGACATGCTCGGGCTGACCGAGCAGCTGCAGGGCAAGGTGGCCCAGCTGGAACGGGCACAGGCGCAGCTCGTGCAGTCGGAGAAGCTGGCCTCGATCGGCGAGATGTCCGCGGCGGTGGCTCACGGCCTCAAGAACCCGCTGGCCAGCCTGCGGGCCTCCGCCCAGCTGGTGCTCCGCCACCCCCAGTCGCCGGCGGCGCCGGAACAGCTCGCGGCGATCATCGCCGAGGTGGACCGGCTCGACCGCCGGATCACCCACCTCCTTGCCTTCTCGCGCCCGGCGCCCTTTCGTCCGCTGCCGGAGCGGGTGGCGACCCTGGTACAGCAGGTGCTGCCGGCCTTCGCCGAGCGCGGCCGGGCCCAGGGGGTGGTTCACGACCTCCGTCTGCCCGACGACCTCCCCGACATCGCGGCCGACGCCGTCAAACTGGAGCAGACGCTGGTCGAGCTCATCTCCAACGCCCATGACGCCATGCCGGACGGCGGACGCCTCACCCTCGCGGCAGACGCGGTGCCGGGCGCCGATGGCCGGCCCGGCGTGCGGCTGACGCTGACCGACACCGGCCGCGGCATCGCCCCGGAGGCGATGCCACAGGTGGGGCAGCCCTTCTTCACCACCCGCCCGGAGGGCACCGGGCTCGGCGTGGCCACGGCGCGCCGGTTCGTGGAGCAGCACGGCGGCACCCTGCACCTCGCGAGCGAGCGGGGGCGTGGCACGACCGTCACCCTCTGGCTGCCCACCGCGGCGGCCGGGAGCCAGGCATGA